The nucleotide window atatatagatatataagtcttctctctcccctctttcttttctgttctctctttttcatctttttgaaCTTCCGGCTGCAGCTGCTCTTCACTCCTTATGTTggtcaaatttttaaaactgatATGATGCTTTGGAATACTACAGTAATTTTGCCCGGAAGAATGGGTTTTCAATTAGAAAAGCACGCTCAACCGAAAGCCAAAACTTAGGGATATAGAGAGGAGATTTTGTTTGTTATCGGTCAGGATTTAATCAACCAAGAAAAAAGGCCAACGTGGAGCATCTCAGGGAGGGAAAATCAGTACGATGCGGATGCGATGCAAAGTTGTATTTGACaaaggaaattataaaaaatatatataataattttggtttgatttgacGATTATATCTATgaatttaacaattttttttaacagaaGGACTATTTAAGAGCACCTATATTAACGTTAGGGACCATGAGtgatacaaaaaaaactttaagaatacaatctgatagtttcacAAACGTCAGAaacattttgtgataaaaagccttaATATTATGTCTATGACATTTCCACATTTTACTTCAAGCCTTTCACCCTACAACCTGATAGTGATTTTTTGCACTgtgtaaattttataattatttattttggaatttgaattgatttaatttcccatttttaccaaacaaaaagaaaaaaggaatacAAGCTAGCCACTTgacaaaattttataaagcAAGATCAATTTAGCTGCAAACAAATACCaggatattatcgataataaTTTGGcgttagtttttaattttattttatgaaatccGCTAATTCGTAAGAACTtgcatcaaaattcaaatacattttttatccaaaaatttatgatattttctttctaaacGTGGTAAATCCAAATTTGATTCCTCGTAGCCAAAAGAAATACTTCGGGGAGCGCTTCGTCAAAATTTGTATTTCCCGCTTCACACGAACGCAGAAGCACACGAAAACCCCCCGTTCTAAACATCATCATCTAACcgtccaaattttttaaaacgaccGGCTACAGATGTCGATCCGCGTGACTATCTCTGATTGGCTCTCTTTCTTCCCAAGCGGCTAGGCTCCCCTATATAAACTAAGAAACCCCTAATCCACTTCACCTTCCTCTGTTTTAACTTCAAACACACCGCTAGACGTAGATTTCTCCTCACACGTATACTACTTTAAGATTCCATGGCCGGAAGAGGAAAATCAATTGGCTCTGGTGCCGCCAAGAAGGCTACATCTCGTAGCAGCAAGGCCGGTCTGCAATTCCCGGTCGGCCGTATCGCCCGGTTCTTGAAAGCCGGCAAGTACGCCGAGCGAGTCGGTGCTGGCGCACCGGTCTACCTCGCCGCCGTCCTCGAATATCTCGCTGCTGAGGTCAATATCTCAaccctaattttatttaatttttgatattttctccttaattttgttgttgtgaatataaattaattttgtgaaattttaataattgtaGGTGTTGGAATTGGCTGGGAACGCTGCTCGGGATAACAAGAAGACGAGGATTGTGCCGAGGCACATCCAGTTGGCCGTCAGGAACGACGAGGAGCTGAGCAAGCTGCTCGGCTCCGTCACCATCGCTAACGGGGGCGTTATGCCCAACATCCACAACATGCTCTTGCCTAAGAAAACTGGCACCGGAAAATCTGGCCCCTCTGACGACTAGAAGAGTAACCGAGCTTCTCTCAATTCCCTTTTGTAAAAAAAGTAAGATGGAAAATAGAGTGATTTAGGGAGGTTAGCTGATCTGTTGGATTGTTGTTATGAATTTTATATTCGATCTacttaaagaaacaaattgtGTTCCAatcgtttatttattttcttatccaaCTCCCATGATATCAAATTTCCACTCGGAATTTTCAAATTACAGTTGCGAACCGATAAAATAATGGCGCAAACAAAAATGCTGTGAGTTGCAAATAAACACTCTTGAATTCCCAATTGGGAAATTTGGAAACTTTAGTGAATTAAACTGCACCAgaagggttttgtttttgttgggatCTGTTTTGTTCTATGATGGTGGCCTTGGCTGAGACGTAATATGCTATCATGAACAATCCATGGAAGAAGCATAAGATGCCTCCGATGGACAGAATGCGATGGTGTGATAATCCGCAtgattttcttgattttgagTTAGAAAAAGCCCCTGCCATCAGCAGTGAGAATCCCACAGCCAATGTGATCCTGCAAAACAAACATGCGTTGATTATATTTGGGTTTGGGCCAATCATGTTTATGGTGTTTGAATTAGGGTTGATAAGTACCATGACAAAATGAGGGAAGCAGCAGATAATTGCCTATTTGCTGTGGCTTTGGTATAATCTTCCCTGGACCAGAAGCAAATGCACCCACCAAGCAAGTTGCCAATGATATGGGCAACTGCTAGAAGCACAGCAGCAGCCAACCCCAGTTTGAAGGCTTGGTAGCTTGGGTCTCTACACTCAAAGATCCACACCTTCAAGTGCTTCACCTGTTTTCATCCCAAGTAATTTCAATATAGTCAATCAATTAACTTAAATTTCCTTTCTTCAATTACAACTATCGTATGTATATGGTAAAGTACCTTGTTTTGAGCAATTTCAGCTTGGATGCCAAGTATCCCGGCCACGACGTCCATAAGCAAGACTGAGAGGCAGACCAGAGGGGTGATGTTTTTCACCATGTTTGTAGGATTGATTGAAGGAGGAGGGGATGGGTGTGAGATTTATATGCAGATGCTGACTCTGCTGGGTTTATTTAGCAGAGGAAGGGGGAATAGGTTATAAAGGAGGGGGAGGCATGCATATTTTATTTGTCTATCTGCCATATTAGGAGGGAAATTAGCTGTGATGCTTGGGTAAAAGCTTCTTTTGTCttcacatttttctttattcttcttttaacTTGTTATTCGTTTCTTTTTGAACATGGATTCTTTTCATGGGGAGCAAGGAAAGCAGAGTATCAATCACCTGCATGTGGGAATGGGAATGAGATTGGGAATGGTTAACTTTGATCCTTGCGTGTATGACAACTCAAAAGAATCACCAATACTTCAAATTATTCCTTCAATTCAACCAGTCCCTTTGCCTAAAGAGCTCtcgttttatttttggactaGTCTTAAAGAGCTCAAGTACCTCAATATTGAGTTCTAAGTTCTAACTAAAAATGTGATGGTCATGCTTATTTTTGTATGTGAGGTCCTGTGTTTGAGTCCCGCCTtttaatatcgcttgtatgtGAAGTTCTGTGTTTTGGGTCCCCCTCTCAATATCGCTTATATAATGAAAAGAAATGTGTCGTCCAAGAGCTATAGACTGCAGTCTTGGTCTTGGAAATCCAATACTTAAGTGAAACCGTTGGAAGACTTGGCGGCtttaggaaaaggaaaaactaaaataaaaaagacaaggACCTAAGAGAAAACTCAATAGCTTGACACGTGGCAGTTTATTTCAGTTGCCTCCTGTATGATTACAGACTATTCTAGAAAGAACTGGTTTCCTTGATCAACTGTTCCCAGAATGAAAGTTCTAAAGAAAGCTAAGGGAACACCCAGAAAGGACTTGTCTTTCCCTTCCTTATTCCAATTTTCTCTCTGTGATTCTGTTAACTCGCGTTCTAGAGGAGACGATGGCGGCGTACAGATGGAAGTGCTTCGACGAGAACGAAGACCGTCCTGAAAAGCCTCGAAGCTATGGCGTCACGGAAATGAGAGGCCCCCATTACACCCTCTTAAGCCAAAATGTCCTTCAGGTATTCCCAAAATCgctttgttcttttcttattaGTTACTTAAATCAAAGCGCTGCACATTTTACTTTTAAATGTTTGACAAATCTTTAtgtaaattacaattttttcttGCTCCGATCTCATTGCATGCTGTGAAATGTCAAAGATTCCTCTTTCTTTCAAGATTTGACAATGGTATAGGGGTTTTGGGTGCAAGATCAATGTGTAATTGTGGAAGATGATGTGGGTTATCAACATCTCTGTTGTAATTTGGAAATGTTATTTCTTGGCAGGATATTTTTGAGTCCGTGGGGCAGTTCGTTGATGGGTTGAAGTTTTCTGGAGGTTCCCATAGCTTGATGCCCAAATCGTTTATTAAGGAAGTGACTGATGTTGCTCACAAACATGACATATATGTCAGCACTGGTGACTGGGCTGAAAATTTGCTTCGCAAAGGTCCCTCAGCTTTCAAAGAGTATGTGGAGGTGAGAAGCTTTTAAGAATTCCACTATTTCAGTGTTGTAAATTTGTGGGTGGTGTTATTGGGGGCTTTAAATAAGTATGTCCTGTTATGATTTCCTTAGGAATGTAAGAGCTTGGGGTTTGACACAATCGAGTTGAATGTGGGATCTCTTGGAATTCCTGAAGAAACTCTTCTGAGATTTGTGCGCTTAATTAAGAGCGGTGGCTTGAAAGCGAAACCTCAGTTTGCAGTCCAGATTAACAAGTCTGACATTCCCATAGGGGATAGAGCATTTGGAGCCTACGTTGTCCCGAGGCCACGATCATCTGGTATGGGTGCACTCTTTCCTGAAACAAATTTTGATTGATATGCTTACCTTCATAACTAGATATTGTCTGAAGAGTTGTGAATGGAACTTTTAGATTTTGTTGTTGGGAAGAAACTGAATGAGAAAATTGCCACTCCTCTTTCTTTTGTCCCGCTGTTATGGAAAGGGTCACTCTTTTTCTGCAAAGAACTAGCATGGTACAACTGTCGAAggtaaaaggagaaaaaaaaaaggggactTTAACTTATGTGAAGAAATGTAGAATCTATGAGGAAATGGATGAAACCCCAAATAATCAAATTTGTCTGGTGTATGTAATGTTAGTATCTGTTTTCACTTTGATGTCCAGGCAGCATAATACCAAGAAAATGAGTTGACCATTACTAATATTACTGAATAGGGCACTATAGTCTATATAGAaactatttggattcaaaCGCTACTACATAAACTTTTCAAATTGTAAAAGGAAGAACCGTTTTGGATCCTATATCTATGATTACCCTTCTGCCCACAAGTTTGTGTTTGATGATATTATTTGGCTTGTCTGAAGTTTGCTGCAGTCATGTTTTCAGAGTGATGATTGTTCATTCTTCCATTCATCTTCCTGATATTGTTTTTTGACTGTGATGTTAACATTTTCTCTGAACATATGATCAGAAAGGAGAGGTAGTAGAATCATCTCTATGGTTGTTGGTTATGACTTAAAGCATGACCATTGTCTCTGTTTGCACAGAATTTGTTGAAGATGTTGATCTGCTGATTAGAAGGGCCGAGAGATGCTTAGAAGCAGGGGCTGACATGATAATGATTGATGCTGATGATGTCTGTAAACAAGCTGATTCAATGCGGGCAGACATAATTGCGAAGATCATTGGGCGTCTTGGTGTTGAGAAGACCATGTTTGAAGCATCAAATCCAAGAACATCAGAGTGGTTCGTCAAACAGTATGGTCCAAAGGTATAATGCTCTTTCATAAACTTTTacataatttcttttattggtAAAATGTGTTGCATGTCATTATATCCTTCTTGTTTGCCTGAATTTTCAGGTGAATCTGTTTGTGGATCACTCCCAAGTGATGGATCTGGAGTGCCTCCGGGGACGAAGCTTAGGTAAAAACCATACATCTGTGCTGGGTTCCTCGTATTTTCTGTTCTGAactttttgtaataaaaaggGGGAGAAAGTTATGGTAGTATGTGTATGTGTCCCTTGTTGGATCTGGTCTTGTTGTCTTGTGAATTTGTGCTGTTGATGTAACTTTCTTCAATATAACCTTTGTTCCAGTGTGTAAAACATTACTTTTTAAGATTTTGAGAATCATTGTTGCAACTGATCTCCACTCATGAAACTCATGACTTTCGTCTCCTCACACCAAGTTGAAATTCATTGATGTATTCGTATTACAATACAGTATGTATGATATTTCCACCAGCAATTGTattcttttatgtattttatttttgtaaatgtATGGTGCATAAAGTTCAGTGGCCAAAGCTGCAAGGAAGAAGATCATATACGTAGGATGTTGTATATAGACAACAAATATAAAGCATTATATTATAGTATCAAtcttaactaaaaaataaaaaataaaataatgacgGATGAACAAGTGAGGTCGGTTtcagaccccaaaaaaaatataaaaaaatataaaaaagtgatATCTGTAATTCTTCTCGTAGCTACGACGTCACGCGTGCGGGTGGCCGCTGCCCATCTAACACCTGAATATCTAACTCAATCTAGACGAGTGGCCCAACAGCTTATAATAGAtggaaatgaatttttttttaaaaggtcAAAAGggttttaatataataaaaaattataactaaTAAGATATTTCTTCCTATTAAacttcaaaaagaaagaaaagaaattgtgTTTTTAGTTGGTGGTGCATAGATCATCACGTGCTCACCTTCTTCCTCCGGATTCAATTAGAATAGATGGAGATGAGCAGCGTCTAGCCTATTTAAGAAGTAAACATCCGTTGACAGAAATACCAGTCTCATAATTCCTCCTAGTCCTAACCACCAGTGAACTCCGAAACTTAGCAACTGAAAGAGCCATGGCCACCCAACCCATCTCAAAGAAGACAGCCTGTGTGATCGGAGGTACAGGGTTCGTGGCATCTTTGCTGGTGAAGCTGTTGCTAGAGAAGGGCTATGCCGTCAAAACCACTGTCAGAGACCCTGGTtaggcttcctcttcttccccttttcttttcagtgTCAACTTTTACTACAGTTTGTCTGTTGCTTGCAAGTtctgttattattattaataattttttttttgggatcaaGTTCAAGTTATGCCCTGAAACCATATGtaaaaacatcaaaatggGAAACATATATAATGCTGTGGGTCCAGTTTCATTTCTTCTGCTAATGATGTTTCTATATAACCGTTTGTGATGACATTAGCTGAAACATGAAAATGGGGTATCTTTGATGAGACTAAAATGATTGATGCCAAGGTGTTATAGTTCACACCATTATGTAGAGGTGTTAGTGATCAACCAAAGAAGCTGAAAGTGTACAAAATGATTTAGTTAGTCATATGAACATACTGTTGGAATACATTAAGGAGACTGATTTAGTTGCCAGATTAAGATTTTAATATGCTGGCGtgaatttcattcattttgtgCATTTGGGTGCAGACAATCAGAAGAAGATCTCTCACCTCACAGCACTACAAGATTTGGGTGAACTAGAAATTTTAGCAGCAGATCTAACTGATGAAGGGAGCTTTGATGCCCCCATAGCAGGTTGTGACCTTGTTTTCCATGTTGCCACACCTGTCAACTTTGCCTCCGAGGACCCTGAGGTACAGATTTGTTGGATTCgcttaattaaatttgaaattcaatgtAGCTGTTGCATCTTAAGGTCAATGCTACTTTTTCCATTTCCAAAAAACAGAACGACATGATCAAACCAGCAGTTCAAGGGGTGCTAAACGTTCTGAAAGCATGCGTGAAAGCCAAAACAGTTAAACGCGTTGTTTTGACATCATCAGCAGCTGCAGTGTCGATCAACACACTTAATGGAACAGGTTTGGTCACAGACGAGAACGATTGGAGTGATGTCGAGTTCTTGAGTACTGCAAAGCCACCCACTTGGGTAAATTGCCCAATCATTTTAGTCTAAGCTTTAATAAGACAGTAGGCCTATACTGAACTCATTAGACTTAGGTGATTGAACAAAAGCTTTGTCTCAAATTTTCAGGGCTATCCTGCCTCCAAGACACTAGCCGAGAAGACAGCTTGGAAATTCGCCGAAGAAAACAACATTGATCTCATCACAGTCATCCCTTCTCTTATGGCTGGTTCTTCTCTCACTCCAGACGTCCCCAGCAGTATCGGCCTAGCCATGTCTTTAATTACAGGTGTGAAACCTGGGGCCAGAATATGCTACACGTCCATATTCCTTTGACTTGAGGCCTTGTAGctagaatgaaaaaaaaaaaaacactactTGCACAGTACCTCAGATAGATGGGTGGTGTTCTGATGGTTCCTTTTAATGTTTTACAGGAAATGACTTCCTCATAAATCATGCCTTGAAAGGGATGCAACTACTGTCAGGTTCAATCTCCATTACACATGTGGAGGATGTCTGCCGGGCTCATATATTTTTGGCTGAGAAAGAATCTGCTTCTGGTCGGTATATATGCTGCGCTGTCAATACAAGTGTTCCTGAGCTTGCAAAGTTCCTCAACGAAAGATACCCTGAGTACAAAGTCCCCACTGAGTAAGCCCCTACTCCAAGTATTCCAACATCTAGATATCTATATTACTGCTTTAAAACAATATTGAATAGTTAGGAGGTAACATTCAAAGGACATGCCCTTTAAAACAATTCATGTCTCATCTTTGGGGAACCTTGAAGTGAACTTCAATAGTTATTGCACCATTTCAGATGGTTATTTTGACTCTCATTTGCAATTGCaggtttggagattttccCTCAAAGGCCAAGTTGATCCTCTCTTCGGAGAAGCTTATCAAGGAGGGGTTCAACTTTAAGTACGACATTGAACAAATATATGACCAAGCTGTGGACTACTTTAAGGCTAAGGGGCTGCTGCAGAACTAGAACTAAGTCTTGGTAGTTTAATTATGATCCTGTTACATGGATCACATATGTGTGATTGGCGTTTATCTGGCTATGTTCTGGCTTGGCCGTATGTACTCTTATAAAATTCAATCATAATTTGTTGAGTTTGGCAATGGTGTATCTTGAGTGCAGTTTCTGAAGCATGATAAGTTGTCATTTCCTGGTAATAAAATGCAACAGAACAAAGTCACAGCGACATGTTGCTACCTTCTGATAAAATGCTTTCTTGCTTTTTGTTCAACCACAAGAAAAGCACAACTTCTTTATCTCCTGTAAGGCCAAGTTCATATTCCAACAGGTAGTATGTCGTTTCTACATGACGGTAATCGTCTAAGTACAGTGATTAACTCAAACCGCATATTTACTGCAAAATTTCATGTTcccattaaaattaaaaccatttgTTGTTTgctttccatttttgtttaatattattGATAAGCATCTGATTTCTGTGTCTTCCTGCATTATGGAAGAAAAGTTGTTGATCAGGTGGGGGTCCTGGTGCTCTTAAGACAAAATTTTAATCATCATTGTACCCTTGAAGAAAATTACtcccaactttttttttctccgaCCCACCATGGCAGTGAAAATAACAGCGATGGTCCAATTGTGATGGTGCCATgtagaaaatacaaaatacatgTTCACCATGATTTAGAAAACACTAAAGTGGGCTGGTAAATGGTGGTTGgcaagttaaaaaaaaaaaagcacccTACACAGGAAAAATATGGAAGTGCTGATACAGAAAATCAGTTTGTCTTGTCCAAGTGGATTAAAAGTGAGGTCCCCAAAGTTTTTATTGTCGATGATCTTTAATGAAAGCAAAATATTCTACATGACACGAGGCCCTACATTTAAATCCTTCAATCTAGAGGTTTGGCTCGTTTCCGTAAAAGCAATTGAAATCATAAAATGAACAAAGTTGAATATACAATTGCAAGGCTTCAGCTAGAAGTTTGATGTCTGCTTGTCTCTCTTCAGCGTTCAATTAAAGGATCCTGATTGTCCAGCAGATCTATTTCAATGTAGGTTTCTTCAGCTGCATCATTTGAGGTTTGCTTGCAGATCTCCGTGTTATGTTTCATCATCAAAATCCATGATAAGCTCTGTACAATGTCCCTCATGGAAGGCCGGTTTTTCGACAGACCACTCACACATTTGTAAGCAAGATCAGCAACATTAGCGAGTTGTTCTACATTGAATCTTCCATCAAGACGAGAATCCACAATCTCTTGCCACCCCAGTTTATCCTCCGTGTCGATTGTCACCTACCCATCAGCATGAAAACTCATCGAATGTGAATGTTacagaattattattattattattattattattaattgaaaTGAAGGACAATGCAACTTTGGTGAAGGTGAAGGTGAAGGCCAAGTAGCCAAATGAACAAGAGACGGTTCTTACAAGTTCCACATATTCCATAAGGCCCTGCTGCGGGTTCCTGCCTGTAATAATTTCAAGCAGCAGCACTCCAAAACTATAAACATCGCATTTCTTGGTATATGTCTTTGTCAACACATACTCGGGATCAACATATCCATATGTTCCCCTGATATTAGATGAACGAAGTTTGCTCCTGTCTTGTCTTGAAAGCCCGAAATCAGCAACCTGCTTGGTAAAAAACAATAGTTACACATTTTTTGGTAAGAGTAATTAACCTCCAGTTTAGCAACAATTTCTTTGAGGGCTAATTAGTATTGAACATTTGCAACTAGTTCTTTCATGTGTTTTGATACCACATTGGTTaacaataaagaaagaaaaaaagggtcaCATACCCTGGCTCTCATTGATCGGTCCAACAGTATGTTGGAAGACTTGATGTCGCGGTGCACAACAGAAGGAACAGCCTGCCATAAGGAGAATGGAGCTAAATAAGCAGGCAGTTCCAAATCAGTTCTATTGACCTGGAAACTAAAATGAAAGCATACCCCATAGTGTAGGTATTCCAATCCCCTTGCAATATCAAGAGCTATGTCAACTCTCAAATCCCAGCTCAATGGCTTGCGATTATCCCCTGCATTTCCCAACTATCTAAGATATGTGCACAAGAGAAATACAATTTGTCCTTTTATCATCCATCAAAATGAACTTGACATAAACTTTGGTAACAAGTGATTATC belongs to Prunus persica cultivar Lovell chromosome G4, Prunus_persica_NCBIv2, whole genome shotgun sequence and includes:
- the LOC18780550 gene encoding calcium/calmodulin-regulated receptor-like kinase 1; translated protein: MMNSIILHLVVGIVAGFALGLVLGIGVVCCLRIRRRRCTRIQSPRSISAQREKAPKLPVKGVSNNGVDSSNTNTTVSEFSNFGQDSPRTSEWTNMPLWLEGLRRKSVVSACGIPKYSFRDVQKATYNFTTAIGQGAFGLVYKAQMSTGETFAVKVLAANSTQGQNEFLAEVLLLGRLHHKSLVNLVGYMADVGQHMLLYKYMSNGSLFSHLHGDNRKPLSWDLRVDIALDIARGLEYLHYGAVPSVVHRDIKSSNILLDRSMRARVADFGLSRQDRSKLRSSNIRGTYGYVDPEYVLTKTYTKKCDVYSFGVLLLEIITGRNPQQGLMEYVELVTIDTEDKLGWQEIVDSRLDGRFNVEQLANVADLAYKCVSGLSKNRPSMRDIVQSLSWILMMKHNTEICKQTSNDAAEETYIEIDLLDNQDPLIER
- the LOC18778256 gene encoding histone H2A.6, yielding MAGRGKSIGSGAAKKATSRSSKAGLQFPVGRIARFLKAGKYAERVGAGAPVYLAAVLEYLAAEVLELAGNAARDNKKTRIVPRHIQLAVRNDEELSKLLGSVTIANGGVMPNIHNMLLPKKTGTGKSGPSDD
- the LOC18780711 gene encoding uncharacterized protein LOC18780711, producing MVKNITPLVCLSVLLMDVVAGILGIQAEIAQNKVKHLKVWIFECRDPSYQAFKLGLAAAVLLAVAHIIGNLLGGCICFWSREDYTKATANRQLSAASLILSWITLAVGFSLLMAGAFSNSKSRKSCGLSHHRILSIGGILCFFHGLFMIAYYVSAKATIIEQNRSQQKQNPSGAV
- the LOC18780890 gene encoding protein HEAT-STRESS-ASSOCIATED 32, encoding MAAYRWKCFDENEDRPEKPRSYGVTEMRGPHYTLLSQNVLQDIFESVGQFVDGLKFSGGSHSLMPKSFIKEVTDVAHKHDIYVSTGDWAENLLRKGPSAFKEYVEECKSLGFDTIELNVGSLGIPEETLLRFVRLIKSGGLKAKPQFAVQINKSDIPIGDRAFGAYVVPRPRSSEFVEDVDLLIRRAERCLEAGADMIMIDADDVCKQADSMRADIIAKIIGRLGVEKTMFEASNPRTSEWFVKQYGPKVNLFVDHSQVMDLECLRGRSLGKNHTSVLGSSYFLF
- the LOC18778549 gene encoding anthocyanidin reductase ((2S)-flavan-3-ol-forming), with protein sequence MATQPISKKTACVIGGTGFVASLLVKLLLEKGYAVKTTVRDPDNQKKISHLTALQDLGELEILAADLTDEGSFDAPIAGCDLVFHVATPVNFASEDPENDMIKPAVQGVLNVLKACVKAKTVKRVVLTSSAAAVSINTLNGTGLVTDENDWSDVEFLSTAKPPTWGYPASKTLAEKTAWKFAEENNIDLITVIPSLMAGSSLTPDVPSSIGLAMSLITGNDFLINHALKGMQLLSGSISITHVEDVCRAHIFLAEKESASGRYICCAVNTSVPELAKFLNERYPEYKVPTEFGDFPSKAKLILSSEKLIKEGFNFKYDIEQIYDQAVDYFKAKGLLQN